In Geminocystis sp. NIES-3708, a single window of DNA contains:
- the purH gene encoding bifunctional phosphoribosylaminoimidazolecarboxamide formyltransferase/IMP cyclohydrolase translates to MTGLALLSVSDKTGIVELAKTLVEEFNFQIISSGGTAKTLQSAGIPVTKVSDYTQSPEILGGRVKTLHPRIHGGILARLELESHQEDLQANQIRPFDLVVVNLYPFEKTITQENCTIEDAIEQIDIGGPAMVRASAKNYAHVTILSNPARYEDYLAQLRANQGKTTLEFRQARAVEAFAMTANYDQAICRYFAQINPESADYYGIGGKKIATLRYGENPHQKASWYQNGSEAKGWAGANQLQGKELSYNNLVDLEAARRIVCEFPSSELAAVIIKHTNPCGVAVGETLFEAYQKAYNADSVSAFGGIVALNQPLDAPTAKAMSKIFLECIVAPNITEEAKAILAKKSNLRVLLLSDLNAGSQDNIKAIAGGFLIQENDVAIELPETWQIVTEKQPTETELQELLFAWKIVKHVKSNAIVISKNLTTLGVGAGQMNRVGSVKIALEQAGEDSSGAFLASDAFFPFDDSVRTAAEAGITAIIQPGGSIRDEDSIKAANELGLVMVFTGVRHFLH, encoded by the coding sequence ATGACAGGTTTAGCCTTATTAAGTGTATCCGATAAAACAGGCATTGTAGAATTAGCGAAAACATTAGTAGAAGAATTTAATTTCCAGATTATCAGTAGTGGTGGCACAGCAAAAACTTTACAATCGGCTGGTATTCCCGTTACTAAAGTTAGTGACTATACTCAATCTCCTGAAATTTTAGGCGGCAGAGTCAAAACCTTACATCCTCGCATTCATGGCGGTATTTTAGCAAGATTAGAATTAGAATCCCATCAAGAAGACTTACAAGCTAATCAAATTCGCCCTTTTGATTTAGTTGTCGTTAATTTATATCCCTTTGAAAAAACCATTACCCAAGAAAATTGTACGATAGAAGATGCTATAGAACAAATAGACATTGGCGGTCCAGCTATGGTAAGAGCCAGTGCAAAAAACTATGCCCATGTAACTATTTTAAGTAATCCTGCTCGTTATGAGGATTATTTGGCACAATTAAGAGCTAATCAAGGAAAAACTACCCTTGAGTTTCGTCAAGCCAGAGCCGTTGAAGCCTTCGCCATGACTGCCAATTATGATCAAGCCATCTGTCGTTATTTTGCCCAAATTAACCCGGAATCTGCTGATTATTATGGTATTGGAGGGAAAAAAATCGCTACTCTTCGTTATGGTGAAAATCCCCATCAAAAAGCTAGTTGGTATCAAAACGGAAGCGAGGCTAAAGGTTGGGCGGGGGCAAATCAATTACAAGGTAAAGAATTAAGCTATAACAATTTAGTTGATTTAGAAGCCGCTAGAAGAATTGTCTGTGAATTTCCTAGTAGTGAACTTGCAGCAGTGATTATAAAACACACAAATCCTTGCGGTGTGGCAGTAGGGGAAACTCTTTTTGAGGCGTATCAAAAGGCTTATAATGCTGATTCTGTGTCTGCTTTTGGGGGGATTGTGGCTTTAAATCAACCTCTCGATGCACCTACGGCTAAAGCCATGAGTAAAATCTTTTTAGAATGTATTGTTGCCCCGAATATTACGGAAGAAGCCAAAGCCATTTTAGCTAAAAAATCTAATCTCAGAGTACTGTTATTGTCAGATTTAAACGCTGGTAGTCAAGATAACATCAAAGCGATCGCAGGAGGATTTTTAATTCAAGAAAATGATGTAGCGATAGAATTACCAGAAACATGGCAAATTGTCACGGAAAAACAACCCACAGAAACTGAATTACAAGAATTATTATTTGCTTGGAAAATTGTTAAACACGTTAAATCTAATGCCATCGTTATCAGCAAAAATCTTACTACCCTTGGAGTTGGTGCAGGGCAAATGAACCGAGTCGGCTCAGTAAAAATTGCCTTAGAACAAGCAGGAGAAGACTCTTCTGGGGCATTTTTAGCTAGTGATGCGTTTTTTCCTTTTGATGATTCTGTCCGAACAGCCGCCGAAGCTGGTATCACTGCCATTATTCAACCCGGAGGCTCAATCCGTGATGAAGACTCCATTAAAGCCGCTAATGAATTGGGTTTGGTCATGGTATTTACTGGAGTACGTCATTTCTTACATTAA
- a CDS encoding class I SAM-dependent methyltransferase: MLLHPHQRTKLDDSEDSFFYSFPRFVNHVDDNFINQLTELYRQQLKPNSRILDLMSSWVSHLPSEIEFTHIEGHGMNEEELKKNKSLNHYFIQNLNQNIELPLKDQDFDAVLCAVSVQYLQYPEAIFSEMARILKPNGVAIISFSNRMFYQKAISAWRDATDRQRIHLVKSYFQSVPDFSPPQIVATQPEIPAILQMFGIGGRDPFYALFAHKN; encoded by the coding sequence ATGTTATTACATCCCCATCAGCGCACGAAACTTGATGATAGCGAAGATAGTTTTTTCTATTCTTTCCCTCGTTTTGTCAATCACGTAGATGATAATTTTATTAATCAATTAACCGAACTTTATCGACAACAATTAAAGCCTAATAGTCGAATTTTAGATTTAATGAGTAGTTGGGTATCACACTTACCATCAGAAATAGAATTTACCCATATTGAAGGGCACGGTATGAATGAAGAAGAATTAAAGAAAAATAAATCCTTAAATCATTATTTTATCCAAAATTTAAACCAAAATATTGAATTACCCTTAAAAGATCAAGATTTTGATGCAGTTTTATGTGCAGTTTCCGTACAATATTTACAATATCCCGAAGCAATTTTTAGTGAAATGGCGAGAATTTTAAAACCCAATGGAGTAGCAATTATTAGCTTTTCTAATAGAATGTTTTATCAAAAAGCTATTTCTGCATGGCGTGATGCTACTGATAGGCAAAGAATACACTTAGTTAAATCCTATTTCCAATCAGTACCAGATTTTAGTCCACCTCAAATAGTTGCTACACAACCAGAAATACCTGCTATTTTACAAATGTTTGGTATTGGCGGTAGAGATCCATTTTATGCACTTTTTGCTCATAAAAATTAA
- the pyrF gene encoding orotidine-5'-phosphate decarboxylase, producing the protein MNQDQIIVPLDVSDLDSAIALIKLLPEVTFWKVGLELFVATGADILKFLKDENKRIFLDLKFHDIPNTVKSATQSALKHQVDLLTIHATAGREALTAAKEVVKNSGDTRLKLLAISVLTSINTRQLAFDLKIPLELPEYALNNALMAKECGIDGAVCSPHEVLKLKEVCGKDFLLVCPGVRPIWASAGDQKRIMTPKQALQQGADYLVIGRPITQTENPAIAWSKIIEEIKT; encoded by the coding sequence ATGAATCAAGATCAAATTATTGTACCTCTCGATGTCTCTGATTTAGATTCGGCGATCGCATTAATCAAATTATTACCAGAAGTAACTTTTTGGAAAGTTGGTTTAGAGTTATTTGTCGCTACCGGTGCAGATATACTTAAGTTTTTAAAAGATGAAAACAAACGTATTTTTCTGGATCTTAAATTTCACGACATCCCCAATACTGTTAAAAGTGCCACCCAATCAGCTTTAAAGCATCAAGTTGATTTATTAACCATTCATGCCACCGCAGGTAGAGAAGCCTTAACTGCCGCCAAAGAAGTAGTAAAGAATAGCGGGGATACCCGTCTTAAATTGTTAGCTATTAGCGTTTTAACGAGTATTAACACCAGACAATTAGCTTTTGATCTCAAAATTCCCCTAGAGTTGCCTGAATATGCTTTAAATAATGCTTTGATGGCTAAAGAGTGTGGCATTGATGGTGCTGTCTGTTCTCCTCATGAAGTACTAAAATTAAAAGAAGTATGTGGAAAAGATTTCTTATTGGTATGTCCTGGAGTTCGTCCTATATGGGCTTCGGCAGGAGATCAAAAAAGGATTATGACTCCAAAACAAGCACTACAACAAGGGGCAGATTATCTTGTTATCGGGCGCCCTATTACTCAAACTGAAAATCCTGCGATCGCATGGTCTAAAATTATAGAAGAAATTAAAACTTAA
- a CDS encoding response regulator transcription factor, with translation MSSGKTTESTSLSQRELEILELVATGLTNHDIAEKLEISKRTVDNHISNILTKTKTDNRVELVRWALQWGKICIDEINCCILPNPSDSSSVAIVE, from the coding sequence ATGAGTAGTGGCAAAACAACAGAATCGACTTCTCTATCCCAACGGGAATTAGAAATATTAGAGTTAGTGGCCACTGGCTTAACCAATCATGATATTGCTGAAAAATTAGAAATCAGTAAAAGAACTGTAGATAATCATATCAGTAATATTCTCACGAAAACTAAAACTGATAATCGAGTGGAGTTGGTGCGTTGGGCTTTACAATGGGGCAAAATTTGCATCGATGAAATTAACTGCTGTATATTACCTAATCCTTCTGATTCTTCTTCCGTTGCCATTGTTGAATAA